The genomic segment TAATAAGCCACAGCATTAAAACTAATATTTTAATTGTTTGGTGGGGAAACCACATAAAAATTATCATGTACAGATGTTACTATTTTATTGCTAACAGCGTAccattttctttgcaaattgttattataatattaataattaaatgaaatagaAGCATAAGAGTTTACATCTGAGGAAGAGCTAAAGCAACAGAAATGATATAGTAGCATAGCATACTCATCTAGTCATCTTAATTTAACTTCCCCTGTGGTGGCTCATATTGTTACACACACATAGGTACTTTCAAAAAGCTGCTCATTTATTATCTGCCACTTTGTGGCCTGTATATTGCAATAAAGTACCCCTCCTGCCTCTTGTGGTTTTCCTGCAAACAACTTAATTCATCACCGTCTGTGTAGTCAGACACTTTGAGAATCTTCTTCTCAACAGTTGTAGTATTCATCTTCATCATGGCTGGATGTCTTTGGTGTGCCATCCTAATGTGTAAGTTAAACATCCTGCAGATTTTGGAATATTTAATGTGGTCTCTCAACATTCGTGTAGGTTCACACTTGCAACATGCAGAGTGCAAATTCTTAAATTGTTGCTGATTTTATATAGTTTTTTCCTACAgtgtattttttctgtttttaattttggctATGTGCAAAACTATGGGACAAATCAAACATAGCTTTGTCTCGACTCCAACACCATATGactaaatgtaaaattttacTGACTCTATATTTTGATAGAGTTATTTAAGACGCATTAAAAGATTTATTTACGTTCTTGACATATATTTTCAACAGTATCCTTCCAAGTGATTCAAGTACAAGGTCAGTCTCTGATCTACTGTCTTTATTATTTAGTTGTACTGCCACTGTATGCTAGTTCATGATTAGTCCATGACTGTTTCAGTTAAGGTATAACTACTCAAATGgaagagtaaaaaaacaaaacaaaaacgggTATATTATATGACAGAACAATTAAGTATTTAATATAACATGTCTTGGTCTGAAGCTGACAGTGAACACAGCAGTGATCACAGAATTTGTCATTAAAGGAATAGCTGTTGATATCACACCAGAGTTCATCTGCTAAAGTAGAAGTGAGATTTAGCATTTTTACAGTTATTGGCAAACAtttctatattttattttatctgactTAAAGTCACCTGAAATGACAAACAAGATTATGCAGGTCTCTGAACATGTAGAACATAGATGATACATTAGGACTTTTGTGAATGTTAATATGATTTCAAATACTAATACAGAATCTTAGTTTGCTTGATTGCAGACTGATGCAGAATGTTTAATGAAACTCTTTTGATTTTCATGTAGGTCAAGAACCACAGATGATGGTTCAGCATTTTGTTGGCAACCAAATTATCTTCACTTGCTCTCTGCCTCGATCTGTGAAACATGATACAAAATGTAACCTGTACTTTGGAGAGGCAAGTCGTCCAATCATAACAACAACTGTTGGGAAGAAAAGCAGCTCAAATAGCGAACAGAGGTTCTGCcagtttttctttcaaattaatAATTTTTTGAGGCATCTAGATTTTGTTCAACAAAAAGATGCCAGTTGCGATTACAGTTTGCAAAAGgagtctttgtctttgtcttatCGTAGTGTAAGATACAACTTGAAAGGTAACTATGAATGTCTAACTttgatatttaaaaatacaagattgaTATTGTGTCAGTGATACACACATGATACCTTAAATAATTGCATGATTTTTGGATGCTGTTGTACAATGAGTATTGCAGACTCTCCTAGCATATCCATGCATGtgtattttatgttaaattagattaccaaaaataaataaataaaggtaatttatatatttttcccacATTTGCTTTCAATATCTTCACTGTGAATTTCTTGAACTGCCAAAATTTGAAGTGAAAAtttaatcaaataaataaatgaaaaagaaaaaaattaattactaCTGAATGTTCATGTTTGTTGCTCCAAATGAAGTGACATTTCTATGTGAACCCGTTAGCACAGTTCTCTTTGATCTCAGGCTACTGACAATAAATTGAACTTTAAATCTTATTATTGATGCTTCTATTTTGTATTTAACTCTCCTTAACAGATTGCCTTCAACAAATTAAAGCTCAAGGTCAGTctgtaataatataataatatatataataatataataattttttattgttatgactatattgattgtttaatttgactatttttgcacattttgtaTTTGTCAAAGTTCTCTACAACAACATCATCAATggtatttaacatttaatacaACTTACATGTAGTAATTTTAAATTTCAGCCATTGCTTCACCTGAACTGACACTGAATCCACCTGCGATCACAGAGACTGACTCAGTCACACTGAACTGTCAGACTCCATCATCTGTTTCTGTGTCTCAGTGTGATTTCTACATTGCAAGCCAAAAACTGTCCAAAGGTTCCTCCTGTGTGCAGACACTGACAGCGACTGAGCTGCTGGAGATTGCACATATGAGTTTACCTGCTGAGGTTGAAGTGAGATGTTCTTACACTGTACAATTTGATGCTATTAAACATACGTCTCGTGACAGCAACCTATCCACCATCAGTATAAACAGTGAGTGACTAAATTTTCATCaccattatataatatattgcaACAATTATTGTCTCAGGCCTCAACCATTATAAAGCCATTAAAACAAGTGTATGCTAATTTAACATATACTTTaatttttcagatcttcttcCACCTAAACTGACAGTGAGCCCACTGATgatcacagagacagactcagTTACGCTGAACTGTCAGACTCCATCATCTGTTTCTGTGACTGAGTGTTATTTCCTAATTTCAATAGagaaaactgccaaaacttcttCTTGTCTGCGGACTCTGACAGGTTTGGAACTTGTACTATGGGCACATCAGATTTCACCTGTTAAAATTGAAGTGACCTGTTATTACGTTCTAATACATCAATCTCCAGTGAGTAACATGTCACCAATCACCATAAAAAGTAAGTAAATACTACTGCAATGAAGTAATATGAGGATATATAACTAAATAATTACAGTTTTTTACAAttacatttattacattttcaatATACAAAACTGTTCTCTTTCAAACTTCACTtggtacagtggtccctcgctataatgcGGTTTAGCTTTCGCGGCGTCAgtgttttgcagatttttttgtgtgcaattttccatgttttttctttcttttttttaaacagcgcattgtgttctgcatcctgattggctgtatacCATTTTCAATCAATCTTGTGCCATGTCTCCTgtccagtacagaatgcgttcagcttgtcaaatttacataaatctttgatcgccagcagtgtgactctgaagtgctgtactgtatgtttgcaagttttctccccaaacaaacacaatgttACGTCCCCTCCGAAGGGGTCTAGGCGTGCAAGTGaggggaccagtaacaaatgggtccggaaacagaatgaaaaggaaaacacacagagtggttttataataatatagttttattacaaataatatAGTTCTGTTACAAACAACATTAACTTAAAGAGCCGGCAACGCCGTTTTACCTTTaatgccaaaaaaaacaaaagaaacactcgtagcaacaaaagacaagaaaactacTAACCAAAGAAGGGAGGCACTTCCCACACTTCCAACTTTTACTCCTCACCATGGGGAGACACTCTCAGGGCCCACAAGCCCGTCTACTCACTACTCAGAAGGAGGCTGTCTGTCCAAGACCTAGCACAAAACCGTGTCGAGCCACCGAGGAAAAAACCACCCTGCTCACTGCTCATCCCCAGCTTAAATAGCCTcagaggtgattgctgactTGGGTCAGGTGGCAAACGAGACTAATcaagagcagctgtgtcctggggagagaggagagtgagagagagacagagggggtaggagtggcaagggaggaggaggcggggagAACGGGCAAACACCCCACCCACACACTAccacagcctcacaggatgtaacacacaacaatgtcgacgaaaTGTTTTACACCACCAAAGGCAACTgcgggtgcctttggtttcattctataatactggacttatttttctacgaaggtttgaactttgagagtatttaaacaagagagaaaagtgtgaacatgttcatgcctgtctgagaaaagtgtataaagtgtgtagtgaggggttttacagccttaaaacatctataataattgtaaaaaataaagttggctacttcgcggatttcacctatcgtggGTTATTTTTGGAATGTAACACCCGCAATAAACAAGAGACCACTGTATCTCACAATGGGAAGCATCCTCTGGCATGACCAATCATGGAATCTCTGGACCTTCTTATAAAAGCCCCTGAGCCCAAACCAGGCATTCTCGCTTTATTCCTCTTGAAGATCACAAGAGCTCCTCAGCAATCCTGGACCAGGATAATTCACTTAATCTGTTCATTGACGCAGCTGTTAAGGTAGCTCACGTTTGTCTTTCCTGTTTTCAGGACCATCTAGTATGCTATAATTATCTATTTTTGTTGAGGAAATAATAATAGTGGCTGTTATGTTACTGCTATCTGTCAAAGCTAATCTTTAGTAACCATAGCTACTGGATCCTGTCAGAGGAATGTTCGTGGCGGCAAGGTTAAGGATGTCATGTCACTTCTCTGCCCAGCTGCGGGTTTATCATCTCGGGAAATGAGCCCCATCCCCTCTTCCTGTATGGGCTTCAAGCACACAGCAGATCCCAACTCCTGTTAGCTAGCAGATCCCGACTCCAGCAGAATCTGGGAGCGGCATATGCGAGTGGGAAAGACCCCAAAAGCAATCCCTTCCTTTAGCATGCATGACAGAAATGAGGAGTTCCTGGGATAAACCCTTTCGACACAAAGTACCCGTTAAGAGTTACTCAGGCCTGGAGATTGCCAATGGTGAAATTGGGGCTCACCGAATCCCTGGTGGTGGAGCAATCAGTGGCTTTTCATCTCCATCCGAGCCGACGTTCCACTCTCACATTGGCAGGACCAATCCTCCCAGGTACGATGTAGCATTTCACAGCTTCCTTCTAGCAAAAGGTTTATAAATCAACAGCTCAGTcaataaaaaaatctgaatgtgGACACTCTGATCTCAGCCTATCTGGCTGAGCTGTTTCAGGACATGTGCCAGGTGCTAGATAAGGGTACCCCAAGTCCTATAGTTTAGGAGAGCTATCAGGAGACACAGGAGTGAGATCACTGTGGCT from the Oreochromis aureus strain Israel breed Guangdong linkage group 5, ZZ_aureus, whole genome shotgun sequence genome contains:
- the LOC120440233 gene encoding uncharacterized protein LOC120440233, whose protein sequence is MAGCLWCAILMLSFQVIQVQGQEPQMMVQHFVGNQIIFTCSLPRSVKHDTKCNLYFGEASRPIITTTVGKKSSSNSEQRFCQFFFQINNFLRHLDFVQQKDASCDYSLQKESLSLSYRSVRYNLKDCLQQIKAQAIASPELTLNPPAITETDSVTLNCQTPSSVSVSQCDFYIASQKLSKGSSCVQTLTATELLEIAHMSLPAEVEIFFHLN